ACCTGGCTGAAAGCATGTGTCAGGCTATCGCACTGCAAgattcctctttcttcccctttccagaCTGTGCCCTTTAGAAGGAAGTCCACGTGCACAGTACACATTTAAGGAGCGGAGAGCTATGCCCCACATCCTTGAAGGTAGGGTATCTACATaagttatttggaattctgtgggaggtttgtcttttctccatttatttatttttctactcattTGTTTATATTGGTATGGACTTGTGAATACTTATTTAATGCTTTGGGTTATGTTCCAtactatgttgtttattttattgctcaaattattccagctttggccattaaCTCTTTCAGTTgtttcctgtgtccctttgacatctCCACACTTCCTTACTTATAgcgtcatcatcatcatatccTCATTCTGTCGTCCCTTTTCTTTCAAGAAGTATGGGCCTGTTGATAATCGTTGACACTGGATAACGGGTGCATTGGGGTTCAGTATACTATGCTCTTCAATCTTTGGTCACATTACATTCTGTCCAGAATAAAAAGTACTGCACGCTGGTGATCTTGGATGTGAGACTTCATGCCATCTGCTGTACCTGTGTATGGCTTGAGCTGATAGGACAAAGGTGGTGATAGAAGCCTAGGACTTCAGCTCCCGAGTCAGAGCAGGCTAGATGTCATAGTCTTCTCAAGGGGAGGACCAGGGGGGACCCTGGGACTGTAGGGGGCTCTGCCCCCGAGGCGTGCGGACTAAGTGCCTggcaggaaggtggggagggtcCTGCAAGTGGCACCCCCAGAGGGGGATGACAATGGTATGATGGAATGGGTACCCGGGAGAGCTATGCTGTGCTCCCGGGAAGGCTGACGCTTTGCTGGCTCATCCACTCaagtcctcccctccctcttggGAGCAGTGGTGGCCATGGTCTGGATGCCAAGCTAGCCAGTGAATGTGGTGGAATGTGAAGGGTGATCCTGTCCCCGCAGAGTGGAGGCTCTGGCCCACCTTCCCTTCACCCAAAGCCTCTGCTGGGCTcttgtggggagggaggaagggggcacaCCAGAGCTTGGGAAGCGATGGCCTGGCCCTGTTCCTTGCCAACTTTCTCATCGCCACATGCCAACTTTCTCATCGAGGGCCCAGCTTCAGAACTCCTTTGGTATCCATGTGCTTGAGTCTGGTTTCTACCTCCTCTGAGCTTTCTGCAGGCAGGGCCCGGGCTTCATTAGCTGCCTGAgtctccccagtgcctggcacagtgctggGCTGAGGATATGGGCTGCTCAAACACCTGTGGGTTGAACTCAGGTAGAGGCAACCCCAGAAGTGACCTAAAAGTGTGCAGAAATGAACGTACACTGGGAGGCTGGAGTCCCTGGGCATGCACTCATTTGTGTATTTGTAGCGTACCCAGTGACAGACCAGGCACTGTGATAGGGGTGCAGCGGCGAGCATTAAGACCAGTCCCTGGCCTCATGGGAGCCCCCAGTTGGAAATGCCTGCCTAAGTGTTCACGGCCCGGACTCATTTCCTGCAGGGAAACCTAGTCAAGCTGTTTGAACCAGAGTTCCTCTAGCTGAAGTCTCCCGCTGGCTTTGTGGTAGGTATTTGCTGTGGACGTGACATTCCTTCTTTCAGCTGGCTGGCCTTGCCGTGGCCTTTGGCCTAAAGCCATCGGCCACTGTCCTTTAGCCCCAGATCTGCCCCTGCCACCTCCGAGCTGTTGATGGCACCGGGAGATAAGAAACAATGAAGCTCTCAAGCATGTGCGTGGGAGCCACGTTGCCAGCTGGACTCCTCCGGCTGGTGAGGAGGGAGGGCGTGGGCGGCAGCTCTGCACGCCCATTTGGTTATTTCTTGAACCAGACTTTGCACAGCTCATTGGGCCCTTGCAGGAGCCAGCTTATGGTATGTACCTTTCTCTACTGGCCTGCTATGGTAGCCGTCAGCTTTCTGGTTTTCTTGGCGGGAGGCTCAAACTCTTAACCGTGTTCGGCACTGGGGTGGAAGGTTGTGGCACAGATTTCTCAACGTTGGATCCTTgattcttccctcctcccccgcccacgGCCTTTAATTTACTGGGAAAAATTAATAGACACTGTGCTGGACAATTTTGCCCAGAGACGGCTCTATAGGTATGAAAGGACCCCACTTCTGCCATGGACATCAGAGGAAAACAATCCCAAATGGGGCCTGGCAGTCAGAACAGGCCTGCTGGTGCAGCTGGCATCCAGCACAGGGCACAGGAGGGAGCCTGCCCAGCTGGTTGTGAACTGTCCAGGGCCACCTGTTCGGCTCTTTTCTAGACACGCCCATCCTgctgggtgtgcgtgtgtgtgcacaaggTATACACGTGTCAGCCAGCGTGAGCTGGAGCCCGTGGGCCCTGGGGTCTAGTCGTCAGACCACGTGGCGCCAACAGGCTAGGCTGTGCCCGCCTCACCCCTCCAGGCAGCTCTGCTCATGGTGCCCCAGGAGGGAAGGCTGAAAAACAAGGGCTCAACCACTATCGTAACCAGGCCCTGGCAGGAAACATCCAGCAGTCACAAGATGGGCTTTTGCAGTATCTCTGGGCGTGGCATGATGTGGGCCAGCAGGCACTGcagaaatccaaattaaaaccagaatggAGAACGGGGAGAAGTAACCGGTATGGTAATGGTAAATGGTTCTGATCCAGCCAGCAAGGATATATTTCATTTCCcaattccagatttttttccacAGGGAATAGATCTGTGGTGTTGCTAGAGTTCCATCAGAAGTCGCCCCTTGGtattcaacatgtatttacttCCTTTGAGGAATTTAAATTCCTTAAATTTAagtaagtaaatttaaatttactttcctTTAAGGATTTTAATGCGCTGAAAGACAGAATTTATTCACTCCGTATTTCAACAAAACGCAAACAGAAATGGTTGCACGGCCCAGGACCTATGATGGCAGCCAGACCTAAGTACATCGGAGTACTCACCAAGCGCCAGGCACAGTTCAAGGACTTTCACACTTAGGCCTTTACGCCTCACAATGGCACTTTGTGCCACTGCTGTCTTCATGTTGTGCCTCAGGAAACCAGGGCAGTGTCACCCAGAGCCAATCCAGATGGGCAAGTTCAGAGCCTGTGGCCTAACCCAGCCAGTCAGGCGCTAGCCCTGAAGCTCCTCGGGCTTCCCGCCCCACCCTGACTGACCCTGATGAAGCAGTGACGACACTTAGCAGCTGGTGATGGTTTGCTGGGAGAGCCTCCAAAACTCAAGTGGGGGCCTGCCTGATGCCGTCACTCCGGTCCTGGGTACGGTTAAGCCTGCTTATCCAAACTTGTCCAGGAATAGGGTATTTGGCCAATTTGACTTCTACCTCAGGAattaactagaaaatatttttgttgttgttgtctgtcCCCTTCCCAAGGACAGCCCGGCGCTGTACGAATTAGTCCGTGCCTTAGTAAAACCCCAAACGCTGAGGGACGTCTCTCTTTGCCTGTTCGTGATCCACGCTTCAGGACCCTTCAGAAGGGGCCCAGTTCTCACCATGGGTTTTTGGTACGGCCGATGTAGAGGTTGGCAAACTCCCGCTCCCTACCCAGGTTTCCTCCTCAGGCTAGAGAAACTGTTTTGAACAAAGAAAGGCTCTAGTTTCGTGTTCCCGGAGGCTGTCCAGAACGGAGCCTGGCAAACAGTCCTGAGACACTGCCTTGCTCTGGCTGGCCTGTAGACCTGCCCGGCAACCAGAGAGGCGGCCGCCAGCGTGTGGCATAAAAACGGGTGTGGCCCCGTGCCATCGCCTTTGCTCGGGGCTTCAAAAGTGGGTGGCTAGACAGCCCTCAGCCGGCCCTCAAGAGTGTAGAGCCCCAGTGGGACAAGGGCAACATCATCAAGGCAGTCCTGTCAGGTGGGTGGCTCCCCaaacccctcttccttccccccgcTTTTCTCCCAAGTGTAGTCTTAAAAAGAGCCTGGCCTCACACCCACTTGGCTAATTCAGCTCGGCTCTGCCTCTTTCCTCAACAGCTTTTCATTCTCTACATCATTTTGCTTTTGGGAGTCAAACCTTGTAAGGACAGGGCacatcttggggggggggggagacaccaAGATACCCACCCTCACGTACTCCAGGGGAGGCTGACCGCAGGAGATAATGACCGCCAGCACCTGAGTGCTCCTGTGGACCTGAGGTCAAGCACATCAGAAGCATTCTTTCATTTAACCCTCACGGCCACCTTGTGAGGGTAGCACTATTATTCTCCTCACTTCatggatgaggacactgaggctgggAGAAGGGACTCCCCGGAGACTACCAGCGACggacagagccaggattttgaactcaggcagtctgcCTTCAGAACCCAAGCATAAAGTACTCTCTTATTAGAAACAGAATTCTGCTTTCTTCAGCCAGGGTCAGAGCTCCACTCCGATCATCTACTTAGTCTCGTTCTTCAAACCTCTCCCAGCTAAGATGATAACTCTGCGAGCTGAGGTAATTCTTTGCTAAACTCACAACTACTCTACATATGGGATTAGCATACCAAGAACTTTGAGGgagcgcctcggtggctcagttggttgagcgtccgactttggctcaggtcacgatctcacggtttgtgagtttgagccccacatcgggttctctgctgtcagcacagagcccgcttcagatcctctgtccctctctctgtctacccctcccccattcacgttctctctctctctctcaaacataaatgaaaacattaaaaaaaaaaaaagaattttaaaaactgggccattttaaaaaaaaacccttgcacTCAGGGCAATTGTAAAGGTAGGAAAATATCAAGCTTACCATTGCAAACGAACAAGGGGTGGCTTTCAACAGGACCCTCGGTGAAGCCACCTGCTACAGTGACCAGGCAGGTCACCAGGTTCTCTGGCTTTGTGCGGGCCTGCCAGAGCACCATGACTTGCTGTGAAAGCAACCCGTGGTCAAACGCCGGTGTCCTGGGGGGGTACATACACTGGCTTCCTAGACAGACCAGAAGAAACTTGGCTGGGACTTTGGGTCATCCCCTGTAGCGAGCAGCTTGGGTCTCTTACCTTGCTTTCCTTTCCAGGCAGCTGCTCCCAGCGGCACCGGCTTTCCTCCACCACTTGCCAGTCTGCTCGGCACGTCAGTCAGTTGGATCAAATTTTCCCCAGAACCAGCTATCCGTTGTGGCCCTTTTCTTCCAACTGGTTTACTGAAATTTTGAGAAGCCTAAAGCTCAACTTCTTTGAAAGCCAGGCTCTCAGGGACATCACCTATCGTCGTGCTGGCTCGACTGGTCTTCGACCTGTTCCCCACCTCCTAGGAGCCCAGCTGTACATTCCCTCCATGTCGGGACCACGTTTTCCTTCACCTGCAGCTTGCTTCTAAGGCCCACCCTGACCAAGCTAGCTGTGTCTGAGATTTATAATTAAGGCCGGACATATAAAGAGATATGGTAAAGggcaataaaaaaaaggaaggcatcCTAACTTAGAGGGCTTACTACCCTCTTCGACCTTATCACTCGACTTCGTTCCCATTTTCTTATTCTTGTCTCTTTCCTATCTTAGAAAGGAGTGCCTTTAATATATGGGATGTTGTTCTCCCAGTATCCTTGGTTTCCTAATTGCAATCATGGTTTTGGGGGCTTGGTTTGGTCATGTTCCAAACTGCCTGTTGTAGAAACACAGCCTACGTGTCAACTCCCATTAACTAAAAAGAGATACTCTGAGTTTGACATCTGGTTGACAGAAGCCCCAGCATTACCATTCTAAAGACAGGGACAAATCGAAGAACTGATTTAACTTCACTCCCTCCCTTGGTCTAGGAATAGCAGTATTTCTTGTCAGCCAGacaggaaaaccaaagctgagCTGTGTTCCGGCCATAAACTCTCCTCCTTTCGAGGTCAAACGAGTTGAGGCCAGTGTTGGTCCCTAGGCCGAGTAGAGCTAACTCAGTGCTGTTGAAGCGTCCTTTACCACTAGTGCTTGGCAGCTCTGCTGCCTCCTCTTACTGTGGTGGAACTCTCTAGAAACTCAAAGGACCTGGAGAACACCAGTCACTTCTGAACTGGGCATTCATTACCAGGAGAAACCCAAACACACAGCTCTGGGCTACCAATTCCCCAAGGGCCATTTATTTACCAGGAGCTGTATCTAGAAATGTTGCCCTGGTTAACCCCATCCCTGTTGAAACTAAAAAATCTTCTATCCAATGAGCAAAGTCACCACCACTGGTTTACCCACTCCCTGGCCGGCCCAGCGGAGCTGAGCCCTGAGAACAAAAAGGGGGGTGCTCTGGCTTAGAGGAGCTCCTCATTCTGCAAGCCCACGTAAGtgacctctgcttctctctcaggtTTCCCCCCATGGCCTCCAGAGGGCTCTTTCCTTAACCGTCTTGGCCTCTACAAGGGCAAGAAGACACCACCACCAAGAAggataaaataagtttttatttatagtctTATAGTAAAGGGGAAAGCCTTAACTTGCAAGACAATTCTTGGGCAGTATGTAcaacatactttttatttccatggAATGGAATCAAACACGGACTGAGACTACAGAGTACACACTAGAAATCAGCAAATGCCAGGAACGGAgtaggaaaaagacaaagaaatgaggCCTAAACACACAAAACCCTTCACTGGGATCTGCTGACCGCAGCCAGGACCAGGGCTGGATCACACAATGGGAACGGGGTCCAGGACAGTTGGAACAGGAATGGGGTCAGGGTGGGGAAGGGTCCGCACTGGGGTGCGGGTTTAGTACCAGGTAAATTGCTCTTGGTATTTACATACAAAATCAGTTGGCTCTATTTCTTAGAAATACACAcggaaagaaaggaagatttgATCATTACTTTATGAATCTGTCGCTTTGCAATACCGACGTCATCAGAAATAGGGACAATTCACTCAGATTCAAATTTCAGTAGcaggaaataaatatcaaaacatcATCACTGGCCCTCAATACAAAACCTCTACCCGACCCGATCCTCCCTCCTTGTCCCACCCCCTACCACCCCCTGGCGGCTACCACTTCACTGCTGCCCGCTGTCCCCCACACATACCACACGAGTGTCACGCAGCCCTCCCTAAGGTTGGCTGGGAGAAGCAGGAGTGAAACAGGCCAAAGACTCTGTGCTGCAAATCTGTCCCCACTTGTATTTATACCACAAACTTCTTCAAGGATCTGGCCTTTCAATAGGAGCGATAAAtagctttttagaaaaaaacaaaaacaaaaacttaaaaagaagggGGATTAATTCTGATTACTCCAAACTGGTCATCTTCTTAAAGTAGAGCAGTCCACAGATTCACAAAGTCTATCAAACGGAGGTGAGGGTGGCCTGGGAGGAaaggcctgggaggggcaggagtcCTCCGGGCATGTGCCCGGCGGGGCTGGAGGAGCTGGTGGGTGGTCAGGACACCATGTGCTCAGAGGTCCGGCCGGCCGTCTGTCCTCCACAGAAAAAGCTGCCAAGTTGGggtattttggtttaaaaattcCTGGTGGGGACAGGGAATCCCTGaagggaaacattaaaaaaaagcttgtGGAAATGGGGAAGGAGAACGAGAGCTGTTGTCCAAGAGCTTCtacgtaaaaataaaattaaaaaaaaaaataataagagaaaagaggaaaacaagagtCTCTTAAATGGTTCTGAGGGTTCTAAGGATGAACTGAAAGGAGGATGGGACGATGGAGGAGACAGACAGTTTGTATTGCTGGCCTGCCCCGCGGAGCTTAGCTGGCCTCCATCCGGAGCTTCTTCCTGCTTTGGGGCTCTTCGGGCTCCGACTCCGAGCTGGAGTCTGAGCCTCCATCGAAGGCAGAGATGGTGCTGCCCTTGGCGTTGGTGTAGAGGCTGTTGTCTGAGGAGGGGTAGTTGGTCTGCAGTTGGGCACTCGACCTCGCCTTCTCCAGTGCACGGACTGAAAGGCAACCAAGCGAGCGGGTTACAGCCTTCTGGAGACTAGGGAAGCAACCGAGTCTCAGCTCAGGGTCCAGCCTGTTCTTCCGAAGGGCTTGCTGGCCCCCGAGGCTCAGGGTGGCTCAGAAGTAACTCCCTTCTGGTGCCTGTTCCACCCACAcacttcatttccttcctcctttcccagcCAGACCTGGGGGCCCAGTGGACATGGCCAGCCACTCTGCAATGCCTCCCAACCCTAAAGAGAAGGCTTGTGATGTCACCGTCCTGCCATGGAAGTCGACTGTAGAGACAGGAGCATACGCTCCCTGTGGGACCCAGCAGCACAATGACAGAGAAGATGGCCTGGCGATGCCAGGCTCCACAAGGGTGTGAAGGCCACACAACAGCAGGGAAGGATGACATAAGATGTCGGCCAAAGAAAAGTTCTGGCTTAGCTCTCTCGTACAAGATCCACTTGGAAAGACAAGCTGGACACTTGGAAGCAAGTCGCCAATGCACACAGCATACCTGGGCCTCTCGACACACAGCCCCTCCATGCAGGCTGCGTGGCCCAGTAACCAACCCGATACTGCCCCCCACTGCCCATCCCTCGGGGTTCAGCTCATCTTGAGCCTGGAAGGTCAACCCactcattttatcttattttattttattttatttgaggtgTTCTAACCCAGGTGGTTACTTGCATTTCCTTTTACTTGCATCTTCcatgagggaggaagagaagtgaATTCCCCAGGAACAAAGAACTTGATCAGCTCTCGCTTTCCCCTGTGGTTGTAGGAAAAGGTGGGTGTGAGCATTGGAGAACAGCATGGGCCTGGCCCATAGGCTGCCCTGATTGGACTACCATTGACAATGGGGAGGGCTCACTGTCCCTGAAAACCTGGAGTTTCTGGTACTTACAAAGCACACTCCAATCCAAGGACCTCAAAGCTCTTTTGAGACACCTGATGCCAGGTGTGACCCCTACCGCAGGCAGAGCACCTGAGCCCCAAGAAGGGGAGAGATCAGGTCAGAAAGAAAGTCTCCAAATGTCCAACCCCTAGACTCCACTGTTCCCTCACTGGCGGCTCAGGTCCTTCCTCAGGATGGTTCTAACACTCAACTATTCAGGCCCAAGAAGCAGGGCTGCCGCTGCTTATGAGCACGCGCTCCGTGACTGGTTCTGACTCTGCAGGCCCAGGTGCGAAGCCCTGACCTGGCAGGAGCACAGCAGGGCCGGCTGCCCCACCGGCTCACGTGCTCACCTTGCTGCTCCAGGAGAGCATTCTGCCGCTTGAGGTCATCGATATCTTgctggtgtgtgtggtttttcCTTCGCATATACTGGATATACTCTGTGGCTTTGTCTAGGATTTGGGCCCGGGATGCCTGTTGCaatatgaaaaaaagcaaaggggaCAAAATAAAGACCTAGTCCAAGCGGTGAGGAAACCATGCCTTTCTGCAACAGCAGCACGGGGGAATGGAAGCAGGAGGGTGAGGTGGGACAAGGCTGAGGAAACACAGGAATCGCTGCTAAGAGCCTTCTTTGTGCCAGTCAAGGCGTCAAGTGCTTTATGCAGCAGCACTCTCTGAGAGGCGGCTCCACCAGGGacccgaggctcagagaagtttacTCGGTTAGCCAAAGTCAACAGCTAGATAGTGGCAGAGCCTGGAATTCGAACTCGGATCCATCTGACTCCTGAATTTGTACTCCCCCCATCCCCTTTGGTTCTTTAGATTGCTTTCAACTTTCGGCCTGGCCATGTCTGAAAACACTGAACTACTACTTAGCCGAGAGCTTGGGCTACTCACTCTCTGCTAGGGTGTGACTACGGGCAGCTGGTCCAGTGAGACAAGAGCAAGATCTCGGTGGGAGCCAGCTCGGAGTTGGAGGAGGCTCAAAATTTTTCCCCAAGGTCCCTAGATTTCAGACAAACCCTGACTGTGTTACCTATTTCCAAC
This region of Lynx canadensis isolate LIC74 chromosome B3, mLynCan4.pri.v2, whole genome shotgun sequence genomic DNA includes:
- the MAX gene encoding protein max isoform X4 encodes the protein MLSWSSKGKARADQVLCSWGIHFSSSLMEDASKRKFRALEKARSSAQLQTNYPSSDNSLYTNAKGSTISAFDGGSDSSSESEPEEPQSRKKLRMEAS
- the MAX gene encoding protein max isoform X2; the protein is MSDNDDIEVESDEEQPRFQSAADKRAHHNALERKRRDHIKDSFHSLRDSVPSLQGEKASRAQILDKATEYIQYMRRKNHTHQQDIDDLKRQNALLEQQVRALEKARSSAQLQTNYPSSDNSLYTNAKGSTISAFDGGSDSSSESEPEEPQSRKKLRMEAS
- the MAX gene encoding protein max isoform X3, with the translated sequence MSDNDDIEVESDADKRAHHNALERKRRDHIKDSFHSLRDSVPSLQGEKASRAQILDKATEYIQYMRRKNHTHQQDIDDLKRQNALLEQQVRALEKARSSAQLQTNYPSSDNSLYTNAKGSTISAFDGGSDSSSESEPEEPQSRKKLRMEAS
- the MAX gene encoding protein max isoform X1, with the protein product MSDPGRRGGARDPPAPLPDPAGEEQPRFQSAADKRAHHNALERKRRDHIKDSFHSLRDSVPSLQGEKASRAQILDKATEYIQYMRRKNHTHQQDIDDLKRQNALLEQQVRALEKARSSAQLQTNYPSSDNSLYTNAKGSTISAFDGGSDSSSESEPEEPQSRKKLRMEAS